The following are from one region of the Shinella sp. PSBB067 genome:
- a CDS encoding GH36-type glycosyl hydrolase domain-containing protein: MPLQNTPQAPRDADAKQIDYNDSIRATYLTLEELAACGEALAHDRTVSLPGYQPFEFRPRHKENEKEIFRVYQATAKDVEAGAQITPAAEWLLDNYYVIEEAIQEVRRDFPRRFLRQLPTMEVDGQAIPRTLALAWLYVAHTHSSISEESLTAFVQGFQKVDALKIGELWALPSFVRFVLLENLRRISSRVERSRKMRFKANEVADELIRLNDPEKGIAYLRSMESFVEDNTFVIQLLYRLRDGLQASGAVLQWLERKIESRGSDLEELIVAENNRLSSGNVTMSSLIKSLRTVDDTEWPVWFESVSRLDEALRQRSDYSDLDFGSRNKYRNTIERFARRSGKTELEVTETALAMTAEDAAAHADDPDYEANVGAFLVGKKRKLLERRIGYRPSLVQRIVRLTRKLDWFAIAGPNIALTLLAMVAVYYFLDQLDIPNGAWLIMLVLFALPASEGATGLFNTLVTFFVTPSRLVGYEFKDGIPEDARTLLVVPCLISKRDHVDELVRNLEVHYLANPRGEIYFALISDWADSPSEETPADLEVLDYAKREIAALSARYAYDGRTRFYLLHRRRLYNPSEGVWMGWERKRGKLHELNLLLRGDGDTTFLPGANVVPAGVKYVMTLDSDTRLMRDAVTKLVGKMHHPINRPVIDEATGEVVAGYAILQPRVTPSLTTGKEASTFQRIFSADRGIDPYVFTVSDVYQDLVGEGTFTGKGLYHVDAFEAAVKGRIGENAVLSHDLLEGSLARCALVTDLELVEDFPTRYGVETSRQHRWARGDWQLLPYLFSPSSGISMLGRWKMYDNLRRSLIPIGWLVASVMGWYYMEPRQALVWQLVLIFLLFVAPTLSLISGIMPRRNDIVARAHVHRVFSDIRAANAQVALRIAFIAHSAALMADAIVRSLYRTFVSRRLMLEWRTAAQADSAARGGILAHYKSMWQAPALAVLSVALAMVSKTGLPFIGVPFALVWMLSPVIAWYVSQTAETEDQLVVSDHVSAELRKFARRTWRYFEEFVTAEQHFLPPDNFQETPQPVLAERTSPTNIGVYLLSVISARDFGWVSFEETVRRLEQTISTVDGMPKYRGHLFNWYRTNTLETLGPRYVSAVDSGNLAGHLIAVSSMCREWAEAPSAHLHGSLDGIGDVASILSETLKQLPDDRKTVRPLRRLIKERIDGFHNALAAVKREHEFASIRVINLAVLARDVNKLIVNLDHEIKSAQSGEVVHWAGALVSTCEAHIADSVFDLGSIEALRDRLVVLRDRARDIAFSMDFGFLFRPERRLLSIGYRVETNELDEACYDLLASEARLTSLFAIAKGDLPTEHWYKLGRPVVPVGSRGALISWSGSMFEYLMPPLVMQERQGGILNQTNNLVVVEQMNHGRRLGTPWGISEAAFNARDHELTYQYTNFGVPTLGLKRGLGQNAVIAPYASLLATQYAPKAALENLERLRKLGALGVYGFHDAVDFTPTRVPEGKTCAVVRNYMAHHHGMSIAAVANVVFNGALRERFHSDPVIEAAELLLQEKAPRDIPVINAKREPETVGSTQADLLRPEIRIFKDPIAREREAVFLSNGHYSVMLTATGAGYSRWNGQAVTRWKPDPTEDRWGSFLFLRDTATNEWWSATAEPKRIEGEETKTQFGDDKAEFLKTVGTLTSEVECIVATEHDAEGRRLTLLNTGTEDRFIEVTSYMEPVISTDDADSAHPLFSKMFIHTEIGKRGDVVRAERRKRHPNEPDMAIAHLIVDNAGPSRRTEIETDRRRFIGRGRSLATAAAFDPGAQLSGTDGFTLDPVIALRRVVRVPAGKKVKVIFWTIAAPSRAEVDAAIDRYRHPDSFNHEMIHAWTRSQVHMRHVGVTSQEAASFQTLGRYLTYPDMHLRADAGTIQAGLAPQSSLWPLAISGDFPIFVVRINDEIDLDVAREALRAQEYLRHRGVTADLVILNERAASYAQDMQHTLDQMCENLRMRGQSDGVRQHVFTVRRDLMEVSTWQALLATARAVFHARNGSLADQIARTVSLFATPRGEEEGKAETPLPKLAAPDGAPVAIDGDGLSFWNGFGGFNEDRREYAVRLRGGEATPQPWINVIANREFGFHVSAEGAGFTWSRNSRDFQLTPWTNDPVVNRPGEAFYVRDRDRGTVMTPFAALSRKSSVKFETWHGLGYTAFRSWEDGIELDLVQTVDPEDPVKYSRLVVKNTGDTARSLSVYGYVEWVLGNNPARTAPFVLTSHDEESGALLATNPYSLDFAGRTSFFAVDAPLAGFTARRRDFIGRTGDVGLPAALATGQALSGNTDGIGDPCAALAVDITLKPGEKRALVFVLGDTADADSARALADKSRAADFDTVMASVRTFWEGFTGTLQVKTPDAALDRMVNDWLPYQALGCRIMARSAFYQASGAYGFRDQLQDTLAFVLHRPELARGQILNAARRQFVEGDVQHWWLPDTGAGVRTTISDDVVWLAHAVEYYCRATGDHGVLDETFAFIEGLPLAEGQHDSFFRPGRSPEEAPLYDHCARALDLALRRTGGNGLPLILGGDWNDGMNRVGEAGRGTSVWLGWLLAGTLRGFVPIARARGDHGRADAWEGHLGRLGQALETAGWDGGYYRRGYYDDGTPLGSSESAECRIDSIAQSWSVLSGEGDEARSRRAMDAVLAELVDRENGIIRLFTPPLAETPQDPGYIKAYPPGVRENGGQYTHAATWVVLALARQGRGDDAYACFDLLNPIRHALDRDGAERYRVEPYVVAADVYGVGERTGQGGWSWYTGSAGWLYRAAVEGILGIRKENGRLFVEPALPAAWSGYTATLVLDGKKLSIRVDRADDGGWQATVNGIVIKSSNEGYLL; encoded by the coding sequence ATGCCCCTTCAAAATACGCCGCAAGCCCCGCGCGATGCCGACGCAAAGCAGATCGACTACAACGATTCGATCCGCGCCACCTATCTGACGCTGGAGGAGCTCGCCGCATGCGGCGAGGCGCTCGCGCACGACAGGACCGTGTCCCTGCCGGGCTACCAGCCCTTCGAGTTCCGCCCCCGGCACAAGGAGAACGAGAAGGAGATCTTCCGCGTCTACCAGGCCACCGCAAAGGACGTGGAGGCCGGCGCGCAGATCACCCCCGCCGCCGAATGGCTGCTCGACAACTATTACGTCATCGAGGAGGCGATCCAGGAGGTCCGGCGCGACTTCCCCCGTCGCTTCCTGCGCCAGCTTCCGACCATGGAGGTCGACGGACAGGCGATCCCGCGCACCCTGGCGCTCGCCTGGCTCTATGTCGCCCATACGCACAGCAGCATCTCCGAGGAGAGCCTGACGGCCTTCGTCCAGGGCTTCCAGAAGGTCGACGCGCTGAAGATCGGCGAATTGTGGGCGCTGCCCTCCTTCGTCCGCTTCGTGCTGCTGGAAAACCTCCGGCGCATTTCCAGCCGCGTCGAGCGCTCGCGCAAGATGCGCTTCAAGGCGAACGAGGTGGCCGACGAGCTGATCCGCCTCAACGATCCGGAGAAGGGCATCGCGTATCTGCGCTCGATGGAGAGCTTCGTCGAGGACAACACCTTCGTCATCCAGCTCCTCTACCGCCTGCGCGACGGCCTGCAGGCCTCAGGCGCGGTGCTGCAGTGGCTGGAGCGCAAGATCGAGAGCCGCGGCAGCGACCTGGAAGAGCTGATCGTGGCGGAGAACAACCGCCTTTCCTCGGGCAATGTCACGATGAGCTCGCTCATCAAGAGCCTGCGCACGGTGGACGACACGGAATGGCCGGTCTGGTTCGAGAGCGTCAGCCGCCTCGACGAGGCGCTGCGCCAGCGTTCGGACTACAGCGACCTCGATTTCGGCTCGCGCAACAAGTACCGCAACACGATCGAGCGCTTCGCACGCCGGTCCGGCAAGACCGAGCTCGAGGTCACCGAGACGGCGCTTGCCATGACGGCGGAAGACGCCGCCGCCCATGCCGATGACCCGGACTACGAGGCCAATGTCGGCGCCTTCCTCGTCGGCAAGAAGCGCAAGCTCCTCGAAAGGCGCATCGGCTACCGCCCCTCGCTCGTCCAGCGCATCGTGCGCCTCACCCGCAAGCTCGACTGGTTCGCCATTGCCGGCCCGAACATCGCCCTGACGCTGCTTGCGATGGTCGCCGTCTATTATTTCCTCGACCAGCTCGACATTCCGAACGGCGCATGGCTGATCATGCTCGTCCTCTTCGCGCTGCCGGCCTCGGAAGGCGCGACGGGCCTCTTCAACACGCTGGTGACGTTCTTCGTCACGCCGTCCCGGCTCGTCGGCTACGAATTCAAGGACGGCATTCCCGAGGATGCGCGCACGCTTCTCGTGGTGCCCTGTCTCATTTCCAAGCGCGACCATGTCGACGAGCTCGTGCGCAACCTCGAGGTCCATTACCTCGCCAATCCGCGCGGCGAGATCTATTTCGCCCTCATCAGCGACTGGGCCGACAGCCCGTCCGAGGAGACGCCCGCCGACCTCGAGGTCCTCGACTATGCCAAGCGCGAGATCGCCGCGCTTTCCGCACGCTATGCCTATGACGGGCGCACGCGCTTCTACCTCCTGCACCGCCGCCGCCTCTACAATCCGTCGGAAGGCGTGTGGATGGGCTGGGAGCGCAAGCGCGGCAAGCTGCACGAGCTGAACCTGCTCCTGCGCGGCGACGGCGACACGACCTTCCTGCCGGGCGCCAATGTCGTGCCGGCGGGCGTCAAATACGTCATGACGCTCGATTCCGACACGCGCCTGATGCGCGACGCGGTGACCAAGCTCGTCGGCAAGATGCACCACCCGATCAACCGCCCCGTCATCGACGAGGCGACGGGCGAGGTCGTCGCCGGCTACGCCATCCTCCAGCCGCGCGTCACGCCGTCGCTGACGACGGGCAAGGAGGCGTCAACCTTCCAGCGCATCTTCTCCGCCGACCGCGGCATCGATCCCTATGTCTTCACGGTTTCCGACGTCTACCAGGACCTCGTGGGCGAGGGCACCTTCACCGGCAAGGGCCTCTACCATGTCGACGCCTTCGAGGCGGCGGTGAAGGGGCGGATCGGCGAGAACGCGGTGCTCAGCCACGACCTGCTCGAAGGCTCGCTCGCCCGCTGCGCGCTGGTGACGGACCTCGAACTCGTCGAGGACTTCCCGACCCGCTACGGCGTCGAGACGTCGCGCCAGCATCGCTGGGCACGCGGCGACTGGCAGCTCCTGCCCTATCTCTTCAGCCCGTCGAGCGGCATTTCCATGCTCGGCCGCTGGAAGATGTACGACAACCTGCGCCGCAGCCTCATCCCGATCGGCTGGCTCGTCGCCTCCGTCATGGGCTGGTACTACATGGAGCCGCGCCAGGCGCTCGTCTGGCAGCTCGTGCTGATCTTCCTGCTCTTCGTCGCCCCGACGCTGTCGCTGATCTCCGGCATCATGCCGCGCCGCAACGACATCGTGGCGCGCGCCCATGTCCACCGCGTGTTCTCCGACATCCGCGCGGCCAATGCGCAGGTGGCCCTGCGCATCGCCTTCATCGCCCATTCGGCGGCGCTGATGGCCGATGCGATCGTGCGCTCGCTCTACCGCACCTTCGTCAGCCGCCGGCTGATGCTGGAATGGCGCACGGCCGCGCAGGCCGACAGCGCGGCGCGCGGCGGCATCCTCGCCCATTACAAGTCGATGTGGCAGGCCCCGGCGCTGGCCGTTCTCTCCGTGGCGCTCGCCATGGTCTCGAAGACGGGCCTGCCCTTCATCGGCGTTCCCTTCGCCCTCGTCTGGATGCTTTCGCCCGTCATCGCCTGGTATGTCAGCCAGACGGCCGAGACCGAGGACCAGCTCGTCGTCTCCGACCACGTCTCGGCCGAGCTGCGCAAGTTCGCCCGGCGCACATGGCGCTACTTCGAGGAGTTCGTCACCGCCGAGCAGCATTTCCTGCCGCCGGACAATTTCCAGGAAACCCCGCAGCCGGTGCTCGCAGAGCGGACTTCGCCCACCAATATCGGCGTCTACCTGCTCTCGGTCATCTCGGCGCGCGATTTCGGCTGGGTCAGCTTCGAGGAAACGGTCCGCCGCCTCGAGCAGACCATCTCAACCGTCGACGGCATGCCGAAATACCGCGGCCACCTCTTCAACTGGTATCGCACCAACACGCTGGAAACGCTCGGCCCGCGCTATGTCTCGGCGGTCGACAGCGGCAACCTCGCCGGCCACCTCATCGCCGTCTCCTCCATGTGCCGCGAATGGGCCGAAGCGCCCTCGGCGCATCTCCACGGCAGCCTCGACGGCATCGGCGACGTCGCCTCGATCCTCTCGGAGACGCTGAAGCAGCTTCCGGACGACCGCAAGACCGTGCGTCCGCTGCGCCGCCTCATCAAGGAGCGCATCGACGGCTTCCACAACGCGCTCGCCGCCGTCAAGCGCGAGCACGAATTCGCCTCCATCCGCGTCATCAACCTTGCGGTGCTGGCGCGCGACGTCAACAAGCTCATCGTCAACCTCGACCACGAGATCAAGTCGGCGCAGAGCGGGGAGGTCGTGCACTGGGCGGGCGCGCTGGTCTCGACCTGCGAGGCGCATATCGCCGACAGCGTCTTCGACCTCGGCAGCATCGAGGCGCTGCGCGACCGGCTCGTCGTGCTGCGCGACCGGGCGCGCGACATCGCCTTCTCGATGGATTTCGGCTTCCTGTTCCGCCCGGAGAGGCGCCTCCTGTCCATCGGCTACCGCGTCGAGACGAACGAGCTGGACGAAGCCTGCTACGACCTGCTCGCCTCCGAAGCCCGCCTTACCAGCCTTTTTGCCATCGCCAAGGGGGATTTGCCCACCGAGCACTGGTACAAGCTCGGCCGGCCGGTCGTCCCGGTCGGCTCGCGCGGGGCGCTCATCTCCTGGTCGGGCTCGATGTTCGAATACCTGATGCCCCCGCTCGTCATGCAGGAGCGCCAGGGCGGCATCCTCAACCAGACCAACAACCTGGTGGTTGTCGAGCAGATGAACCACGGCCGACGCCTCGGCACGCCCTGGGGCATCTCGGAGGCGGCCTTCAACGCCCGCGACCACGAGCTGACCTACCAGTACACCAATTTCGGCGTGCCGACGCTCGGCCTCAAGCGCGGCCTCGGCCAGAACGCCGTCATCGCGCCCTATGCCTCGCTGCTCGCCACGCAATATGCCCCGAAGGCGGCGCTGGAGAACCTCGAGCGGCTGCGCAAGCTCGGCGCGCTCGGCGTCTACGGCTTCCACGACGCCGTCGACTTCACGCCGACCCGCGTGCCGGAGGGCAAGACCTGCGCCGTCGTGCGCAACTACATGGCGCACCACCACGGCATGTCGATCGCCGCCGTCGCCAATGTCGTCTTCAACGGCGCGCTGCGCGAGCGCTTCCATTCCGATCCCGTCATCGAGGCGGCCGAGCTGCTGCTGCAGGAAAAGGCGCCGCGCGACATTCCGGTCATCAACGCCAAGCGCGAGCCGGAGACCGTCGGCAGCACGCAGGCCGACCTGCTGCGCCCGGAAATCCGCATCTTCAAGGATCCGATCGCGCGCGAGCGCGAGGCCGTGTTCCTGTCGAACGGGCACTATTCCGTGATGCTGACGGCGACGGGCGCGGGCTATTCGCGCTGGAACGGCCAGGCCGTCACCCGCTGGAAGCCCGATCCGACGGAAGACCGCTGGGGCTCCTTCCTCTTCCTGCGCGACACGGCGACGAACGAATGGTGGTCCGCCACCGCCGAGCCGAAGCGCATCGAGGGCGAGGAGACGAAGACGCAGTTCGGCGACGACAAGGCGGAATTCCTCAAGACCGTCGGCACGCTGACGAGCGAGGTCGAGTGCATCGTCGCCACCGAGCACGATGCAGAAGGCCGCCGCCTGACGCTGCTCAACACCGGCACCGAGGACCGCTTCATCGAGGTGACCTCCTACATGGAGCCGGTCATATCGACCGACGATGCCGACAGCGCCCACCCGCTCTTCTCCAAGATGTTCATCCACACCGAGATCGGCAAGCGCGGCGACGTCGTGCGCGCGGAGCGGCGCAAGCGCCACCCGAACGAACCGGACATGGCGATCGCCCATCTCATCGTCGACAATGCCGGTCCCTCGCGCCGCACCGAGATCGAGACGGACCGCCGCCGCTTCATCGGCCGCGGCCGCTCGCTGGCGACGGCCGCCGCCTTCGATCCCGGCGCGCAGCTCTCCGGCACGGACGGCTTCACGCTCGACCCGGTCATCGCGCTGCGCCGCGTCGTGCGCGTTCCGGCCGGCAAGAAGGTCAAGGTGATCTTCTGGACCATCGCGGCGCCGAGCCGGGCCGAGGTTGACGCGGCCATCGACCGCTACCGCCACCCGGACAGCTTCAACCACGAGATGATCCATGCCTGGACGCGCTCGCAGGTGCATATGCGCCATGTCGGCGTGACCTCACAGGAGGCGGCGAGCTTCCAGACGCTCGGCCGCTACCTTACCTATCCCGACATGCACCTGCGTGCCGATGCCGGCACGATCCAGGCCGGGCTCGCCCCGCAGTCCTCGCTCTGGCCGCTGGCCATTTCCGGCGACTTCCCGATCTTCGTCGTGCGCATCAACGACGAGATCGACCTCGACGTCGCCCGCGAGGCGCTGCGCGCGCAGGAATATCTGCGCCACCGCGGCGTGACGGCAGACCTCGTGATCCTCAACGAGCGCGCCGCCTCCTATGCGCAGGACATGCAGCACACGCTCGACCAGATGTGCGAGAACCTGCGCATGCGCGGCCAGTCCGACGGCGTGCGCCAGCATGTCTTCACGGTGCGCCGCGACCTGATGGAGGTTTCCACCTGGCAGGCGTTGCTGGCGACCGCCCGCGCCGTCTTCCACGCGCGCAACGGCTCGCTTGCCGACCAGATCGCCCGCACCGTCTCGCTCTTCGCAACGCCGCGCGGCGAGGAGGAGGGGAAGGCGGAAACGCCGCTGCCGAAGCTTGCCGCGCCGGACGGTGCGCCTGTCGCGATCGACGGCGATGGCCTGTCCTTCTGGAACGGCTTCGGCGGCTTCAACGAGGACCGCCGCGAATATGCCGTGCGGCTGCGCGGCGGCGAGGCCACGCCCCAGCCGTGGATCAACGTGATCGCCAACCGCGAGTTCGGCTTCCATGTCTCGGCGGAGGGCGCCGGCTTCACCTGGAGCCGCAATTCGCGCGACTTCCAGTTGACGCCCTGGACCAACGATCCCGTCGTCAACCGCCCCGGCGAAGCCTTCTACGTGCGGGACCGCGACCGCGGCACGGTGATGACGCCCTTTGCCGCTCTTTCGCGCAAGTCCTCGGTCAAGTTCGAGACCTGGCACGGCCTCGGCTACACCGCCTTCAGAAGCTGGGAGGACGGCATCGAGCTCGACCTCGTGCAGACGGTCGATCCCGAGGATCCGGTCAAGTATTCGCGCCTCGTCGTGAAGAATACCGGCGACACGGCGCGCAGCCTCTCGGTCTACGGCTATGTCGAATGGGTGCTGGGCAACAATCCCGCCCGGACCGCGCCCTTCGTGCTGACCAGCCACGACGAGGAGAGTGGCGCGCTGCTCGCCACCAATCCCTACAGCCTCGATTTCGCCGGCCGGACCAGCTTCTTCGCCGTCGATGCGCCGCTTGCGGGCTTCACCGCGCGCCGGCGCGACTTCATCGGCCGCACCGGCGACGTCGGGCTGCCGGCAGCGCTTGCGACGGGGCAGGCGCTTTCCGGCAATACCGACGGCATCGGCGACCCCTGCGCGGCGCTTGCCGTCGACATCACGCTGAAGCCCGGTGAAAAGCGCGCGCTCGTCTTCGTGCTCGGCGACACGGCCGATGCCGACAGCGCCCGGGCGCTCGCCGACAAGAGCCGCGCGGCGGATTTCGATACCGTCATGGCATCGGTGCGCACCTTCTGGGAGGGCTTTACCGGCACGCTGCAGGTCAAGACGCCGGATGCGGCGCTCGACCGGATGGTCAACGACTGGCTGCCCTACCAGGCGCTCGGCTGCCGCATCATGGCGCGCTCGGCCTTCTACCAGGCGAGCGGGGCCTATGGTTTCCGCGACCAGTTGCAGGATACGCTCGCCTTCGTGCTGCATCGCCCGGAGCTTGCCCGCGGGCAGATCCTCAATGCGGCCCGGCGCCAGTTCGTCGAGGGCGACGTGCAGCACTGGTGGCTGCCGGATACCGGTGCCGGCGTGCGCACGACGATCTCGGACGACGTCGTCTGGCTCGCCCATGCGGTGGAATACTATTGCCGGGCCACCGGCGACCATGGCGTGCTCGACGAGACGTTCGCCTTCATCGAGGGCCTGCCGCTCGCCGAAGGGCAGCACGATTCCTTCTTCAGGCCGGGCCGCTCGCCCGAGGAGGCGCCGCTCTACGATCATTGCGCCCGCGCACTCGACCTTGCGCTCCGGCGCACCGGCGGGAACGGCCTGCCGCTCATCCTGGGCGGTGACTGGAACGACGGCATGAACCGCGTCGGCGAGGCCGGCCGCGGCACCAGCGTCTGGCTCGGCTGGCTCCTTGCCGGCACGTTGCGGGGCTTCGTACCGATCGCCCGCGCGCGCGGCGACCACGGCCGCGCCGATGCCTGGGAAGGCCATCTCGGCCGCCTCGGGCAAGCGCTGGAAACCGCCGGCTGGGACGGCGGCTATTATCGCCGCGGCTACTACGACGACGGCACGCCGCTCGGCTCCTCGGAAAGCGCGGAATGCCGCATCGATTCCATCGCACAGAGCTGGAGCGTGCTGTCCGGCGAGGGGGATGAGGCGCGGTCGCGCCGGGCGATGGATGCCGTCCTTGCCGAACTCGTCGACCGGGAAAACGGCATCATCCGCCTGTTCACCCCGCCGCTCGCCGAGACCCCGCAGGATCCCGGCTACATCAAGGCCTATCCGCCCGGCGTGCGCGAGAACGGCGGCCAGTATACCCATGCGGCGACCTGGGTCGTGCTGGCGCTCGCGCGCCAGGGCAGGGGCGACGACGCCTATGCCTGCTTCGACCTCCTCAATCCGATCCGGCACGCGCTCGATCGGGACGGCGCAGAGCGCTACCGCGTCGAGCCCTATGTCGTGGCGGCCGACGTCTACGGGGTGGGCGAGCGCACCGGGCAGGGCGGCTGGAGCTGGTATACGGGCTCGGCCGGCTGGCTCTACCGCGCGGCCGTCGAGGGCATCCTCGGCATCCGCAAGGAGAACGGCCGTCTCTTCGTCGAGCCGGCCCTGCCGGCCGCGTGGAGCGGCTACACCGCGACGCTCGTGCTCGACGGGAAGAAGCTTTCCATCCGCGTCGACCGCGCGGATGACGGCGGATGGCAGGCGACCGTGAACGGCATCGTCATCAAATCTTCAAACGAGGGCTATTTGCTCTGA